The Candidatus Nitrosymbiomonas proteolyticus genome has a segment encoding these proteins:
- a CDS encoding SAM-dependent methyltransferase, protein MSRDAEGLISEAGSFHRVAPFYDDLMKGVPYRMWVSYYRLLLATQGVAPTQVLDCCCGTGIVAEMLAELGWQVTGFDISLPMIEQARQKAESQSLGIRYERQDAAELDLDEQFDAAYSFYDSFNYVTDPQRLAAAFRRIALHLRPGASFIFDMNTAFAFEQRLFNQQQLGKQRNLRYRWRGDWNADTRLITVRMKFWVGYEEFEEVHVQRAYETDEIVNMLDRAGFEDVRTFHSYTLDRPREDSDRIHFVATLAGRE, encoded by the coding sequence GTGAGTCGAGATGCCGAAGGCCTAATCTCGGAGGCCGGTTCGTTTCACCGCGTCGCCCCGTTTTACGACGACCTCATGAAGGGCGTTCCGTATCGAATGTGGGTGAGCTATTACCGTTTGCTCCTCGCGACTCAAGGCGTCGCGCCCACCCAAGTTCTCGACTGCTGTTGCGGCACGGGGATCGTCGCGGAGATGCTCGCCGAATTGGGCTGGCAGGTGACGGGGTTCGACATCTCTTTGCCGATGATCGAGCAAGCCCGGCAGAAAGCGGAAAGCCAAAGTCTGGGGATTCGCTACGAGCGCCAAGACGCGGCCGAACTCGACCTCGACGAGCAGTTCGACGCGGCGTATTCGTTCTATGACAGTTTCAACTACGTCACCGACCCCCAGCGCCTCGCCGCGGCCTTCCGCCGAATCGCTCTCCACCTCCGGCCAGGGGCATCGTTCATCTTTGACATGAACACCGCCTTCGCCTTCGAGCAGCGGCTTTTCAACCAACAGCAGTTGGGGAAGCAGCGGAACCTCCGCTACCGTTGGCGGGGCGATTGGAACGCCGACACCCGGCTTATCACCGTTCGGATGAAGTTCTGGGTCGGATACGAGGAGTTTGAGGAAGTTCATGTCCAGCGAGCCTATGAGACCGACGAGATCGTGAACATGCTGGACCGGGCGGGATTCGAGGACGTCCGAACGTTCCACAGCTATACCTTGGATCGTCCTCGCGAGGACAGCGACCGAATCCACTTCGTCGCGACCCTTGCCGGCCGCGAGTAG
- a CDS encoding anthranilate/aminodeoxychorismate synthase component II produces the protein MILVIDNYDSFTYNLVQYLGVCGAEVQVARNDEIGLEEIARLRPEGVLLSPGPCSPDRSGVCLDILNAVTSPHPPAALVGVPVFGVCLGMQAMGLAGGGEVGRAKSIMHGKASQIEHDGKGLFEGIPSPFQAIRYHSLAVLSDAVPPGYDVTARSKDDGEIMGIRHRTLPIEGVQFHPESIDSEHGMTMIRNFVLRCGLQSQV, from the coding sequence GTGATTCTGGTCATCGACAATTACGACAGCTTCACCTACAATCTTGTTCAGTACCTTGGCGTGTGCGGCGCGGAGGTTCAGGTCGCACGGAACGACGAGATCGGCCTGGAGGAGATCGCGCGGTTGCGCCCTGAGGGGGTTTTGCTGTCGCCGGGACCCTGCTCACCGGACCGTTCGGGCGTGTGTCTCGATATCCTGAACGCAGTAACCTCGCCGCATCCGCCTGCGGCGCTGGTCGGAGTGCCCGTCTTTGGCGTGTGTTTGGGGATGCAGGCGATGGGTCTCGCGGGGGGCGGAGAAGTCGGCAGAGCGAAGTCGATCATGCACGGCAAGGCTTCGCAAATCGAGCACGATGGTAAGGGGCTGTTCGAGGGTATCCCCAGCCCGTTTCAGGCTATTCGCTACCACTCACTTGCTGTGCTCTCGGACGCCGTGCCTCCAGGGTACGACGTGACCGCCAGGTCGAAGGACGACGGCGAGATCATGGGAATCAGGCACAGGACGCTCCCGATCGAGGGCGTACAGTTTCATCCGGAGTCCATCGACAGCGAACACGGAATGACGATGATACGCAATTTCGTCCTGCGGTGCGGCCTACAATCTCAGGTCTGA
- a CDS encoding cytochrome c biogenesis protein ccmA gives MLGDRGCEIGGAPLYCHTRLVLRVEGLGRKFSGRWIFRNLNFELGAGDGLVVTGRNGSGKSTLLKVISGLLSPSEGRSHFHGDLRLDLGYAGLELALYPSLTATEHLEFSGKSRGVPSRSTAVLDEVGLGHAADKRISQMSSGMKSRLRLALAIQAQPKLLILDEPGVSLDELGKEVVERVCADQKQRGTLILATNDPAERRFATHELELAN, from the coding sequence TTGCTGGGCGACCGCGGATGCGAGATTGGGGGGGCTCCCCTCTACTGTCATACTAGGCTCGTGTTGCGCGTCGAGGGATTGGGGCGGAAGTTCTCTGGTCGCTGGATCTTCCGGAACCTCAACTTCGAGTTGGGGGCGGGTGACGGGCTTGTCGTAACGGGTCGCAACGGTTCGGGCAAGTCCACCCTTCTCAAGGTGATCTCCGGGTTGCTTTCGCCTAGCGAAGGGCGCTCGCACTTCCACGGAGACCTCCGGCTCGATTTGGGCTACGCGGGGTTGGAGCTTGCCTTGTATCCGAGCCTAACCGCGACCGAGCATCTTGAGTTCTCCGGCAAGTCGCGGGGCGTGCCCTCCAGGTCAACCGCGGTGCTCGACGAGGTGGGACTGGGGCACGCCGCCGACAAGCGCATCAGCCAAATGTCCTCGGGAATGAAGTCCCGCTTGCGACTCGCCTTGGCGATCCAGGCCCAGCCGAAGCTCCTCATCCTCGACGAACCTGGCGTGAGCCTCGACGAACTGGGCAAAGAGGTCGTCGAGCGCGTCTGCGCGGATCAGAAGCAGAGGGGCACGCTGATCCTCGCCACCAACGACCCCGCGGAGAGGAGGTTTGCCACGCATGAACTCGAGTTGGCGAACTGA
- a CDS encoding pectin lyase: MIYLAALCMSLAPGSEQAIELRPGMVIRGSARVVAKVYEFANAADDAQSSAIRIQGDGIVVDFGGATLRGTGEDVDPDRRKGTALIVEGSNVTVKNLKARGYRIGLFARGVRGLKVLDCDFSYGYKPRLLSTLDREDGADWMSYHHNEKGEWIAKGCGAYLEDCDGFEVRNLRVIGSLNGLMLTRCDQGLVGNSNFSFLSGVGLAMYRSSANRILHNRIDWCVRGYSHGVYNRGQDSAGILVYEQSHKNVFAYNSVTHGGDGFFLWAGQTTMDTGQGGCNDNLLFGNDFSHAPTNGIEATFSRNSFVNNLILECWHGIWGGYSYDTKVIANTFGLNAEGIALEHGQDNEFYRNVFRRDLNGIVLWQNPSQDPNWGYPKNRDTSSRDPYLHENQFHDLAGTAVRLRDTKGARILGNLFGSVKEVVKVDGQAPGLQFRGNLVLATEAIPIPEGVDNSIETDPSYKPSPPLMLGSGNVIQGLDLKTEDYLARFQVAWYPMPSDFKGVEPHQGAVAPFAPRPLEGGIRPFLKPGQLRGRRYILVDEWGPYDFKSPKLWPRTKIESGEQVFEVLGPSGMARLLRAVDMKIVATSADGENWKEIGHAPTHFPTPTFLRVKYEAGQSIDRQLEFEYVGEATTDFRGRVTPAGQPVRFGYRRFHLPIDWTVKWFVYDKGTQEPRTQYDAFRKMLKEGKAIREERVQELNYAWGGAIGPGLPADFFATLAEGTFQVPPGEYVLEVTSDDGVKVWIDDKLVVENWTWHGPTLDSAQVSLGGAHRIRIEHFEIDGYSTLKLSIRPK, encoded by the coding sequence ATGATCTACCTCGCCGCCCTTTGCATGAGTCTTGCGCCCGGTTCGGAACAAGCGATCGAACTTCGGCCCGGAATGGTGATTCGGGGCTCGGCCAGAGTCGTCGCCAAGGTGTACGAATTCGCAAACGCGGCAGACGACGCCCAATCCTCGGCGATCCGCATTCAGGGCGACGGAATCGTCGTGGACTTTGGCGGCGCGACTTTGCGGGGAACCGGTGAAGACGTCGATCCTGACCGGAGAAAGGGGACCGCCCTGATCGTCGAGGGCTCGAACGTTACGGTCAAGAACCTCAAGGCCCGAGGCTACAGGATCGGGCTTTTCGCCCGAGGCGTCCGGGGTCTCAAGGTACTGGACTGCGACTTTTCCTACGGCTACAAACCGCGCTTGCTTTCGACGCTGGACCGCGAGGACGGCGCGGACTGGATGAGCTATCACCACAACGAAAAGGGCGAGTGGATCGCCAAGGGTTGTGGGGCCTATCTCGAAGATTGCGACGGGTTCGAGGTGCGGAACCTTCGAGTGATCGGCTCGCTCAACGGACTCATGCTCACCCGGTGCGATCAGGGGCTCGTGGGGAACTCCAACTTCTCGTTTCTCTCCGGCGTGGGGCTTGCGATGTACCGATCGAGCGCGAACCGCATCCTCCACAACCGGATCGATTGGTGCGTTCGCGGCTACAGCCACGGCGTCTACAACAGGGGTCAGGACTCCGCAGGCATCCTCGTCTACGAGCAGTCTCACAAGAACGTGTTCGCCTACAACTCCGTGACGCACGGCGGCGATGGGTTCTTTTTGTGGGCGGGCCAGACCACGATGGACACCGGGCAAGGGGGCTGCAACGACAACCTGCTTTTCGGCAACGACTTCAGCCACGCGCCGACGAACGGGATCGAGGCCACCTTCAGCCGCAACTCGTTCGTCAACAACCTGATCCTCGAGTGCTGGCACGGGATTTGGGGCGGCTACAGCTACGACACGAAGGTGATCGCCAATACTTTCGGGCTGAACGCCGAAGGCATCGCCCTCGAGCACGGGCAGGACAATGAGTTCTATCGAAACGTCTTCCGGCGCGATTTGAACGGGATCGTTCTTTGGCAAAACCCCAGCCAAGACCCCAACTGGGGCTACCCGAAGAACAGAGACACTTCGAGCCGCGACCCGTACCTTCACGAGAACCAGTTCCATGACCTCGCCGGAACTGCGGTGCGGCTGCGAGACACCAAGGGCGCGCGCATCCTTGGCAACCTCTTTGGCAGCGTGAAAGAGGTCGTGAAGGTGGACGGCCAAGCGCCGGGACTCCAGTTCCGGGGGAATCTCGTGCTCGCCACGGAGGCTATTCCGATCCCCGAAGGCGTCGATAACTCGATCGAGACCGACCCCTCCTACAAGCCGTCGCCCCCCCTCATGTTGGGGAGCGGAAACGTAATCCAGGGGCTCGATCTCAAAACCGAGGACTACCTTGCGAGGTTCCAAGTCGCGTGGTACCCCATGCCGAGCGATTTCAAAGGTGTCGAGCCGCACCAAGGCGCGGTCGCGCCGTTCGCCCCTCGCCCCCTGGAGGGCGGCATTCGCCCGTTCCTGAAGCCGGGCCAACTCAGGGGCAGGCGCTACATTCTCGTGGATGAATGGGGGCCCTACGACTTCAAGTCGCCCAAGCTCTGGCCCCGAACGAAGATCGAAAGCGGAGAGCAGGTCTTCGAGGTGTTGGGCCCGTCGGGCATGGCGAGGCTCTTGCGGGCCGTGGACATGAAGATCGTCGCCACCTCTGCCGACGGCGAGAACTGGAAGGAGATCGGCCATGCGCCGACCCACTTCCCAACCCCCACGTTCCTCAGGGTCAAGTACGAGGCCGGGCAGTCGATCGATCGCCAGCTTGAATTCGAGTACGTGGGCGAAGCGACTACGGACTTCCGCGGCAGGGTCACCCCCGCGGGTCAGCCAGTGAGATTCGGTTATCGGAGGTTTCACTTGCCGATCGATTGGACCGTGAAGTGGTTCGTTTACGACAAGGGCACGCAGGAACCTCGGACTCAGTACGACGCCTTCAGGAAGATGCTCAAGGAGGGCAAGGCGATCCGGGAAGAGCGCGTCCAGGAACTGAACTATGCATGGGGCGGCGCGATCGGCCCAGGGCTCCCGGCGGACTTCTTTGCGACGCTCGCCGAAGGGACGTTCCAGGTTCCCCCTGGGGAATACGTGCTTGAGGTCACGAGCGATGACGGCGTGAAAGTCTGGATCGACGACAAGCTCGTGGTCGAGAACTGGACCTGGCACGGCCCGACCCTCGACTCCGCCCAGGTTTCGCTTGGCGGCGCGCACAGGATTCGGATCGAGCACTTCGAGATCGATGGGTATTCGACGCTCAAACTGAGCATTCGACCCAAGTAG
- a CDS encoding bifunctional NAD(P)H-hydrate repair enzyme Nnr, whose product MWIASSKHAQDLDALARSKYRLSAATLMERAGKEVFKALKAMLPERGRIAVFCGKGNNGGDGFVVARLAKQAGYTVDVFVAAKPSELGADCKKQFDKAEKAGIECRFADHPDWEEKLDCLGCRDLVVDALLGTGAKGTVRGPIREAIRAINCSGVPVVSVDIPSGIDCDTGEEMGESVWALRTITFGLPKKFLFQGAGLERAGYWTVADIGLPQELLQTPTDARLIDEEEVGDILPERMKGGHKRDNGSVLIIAGSSRMPGAAALAALGALRSGAGLVSVAGVADVCRAISTNMPEVVLLPLSEEGGLLGPSAAQELLSFDPKFDAAVIGPGLTQGEAVQGFLKELWKDWRVPTVVDADALNAVAKGVRLPRGEVVLTPHVGELSRLLEFSVAEIESDRFGTLEAVLDKFGSCALVKGAHTLVGYPGFPAFVNTTGNPGMASGGMGDVLSGVIGTLLSQGLPCIDAALCGVYWHGLAADYCACTVGNVGYLATEVAEMLPRARATITSSCEDE is encoded by the coding sequence ATGTGGATCGCTTCTTCTAAACACGCGCAAGACCTCGACGCTCTTGCCCGCTCCAAATACAGGCTCTCAGCGGCCACGCTGATGGAGCGCGCGGGGAAAGAGGTGTTCAAGGCCCTCAAGGCGATGCTTCCCGAGCGGGGCCGGATCGCCGTGTTTTGCGGCAAAGGCAACAACGGCGGCGACGGCTTTGTGGTGGCTCGTCTCGCCAAGCAGGCCGGATACACCGTCGATGTGTTTGTCGCGGCAAAGCCCTCCGAACTGGGGGCCGACTGCAAGAAGCAATTCGATAAAGCCGAGAAGGCCGGGATCGAGTGCCGGTTTGCGGACCATCCTGATTGGGAGGAAAAGCTGGACTGCCTGGGGTGTCGCGACTTGGTCGTGGATGCGCTCTTGGGCACCGGCGCGAAGGGCACCGTTCGCGGTCCGATTCGCGAGGCGATTCGCGCGATCAATTGCAGTGGAGTTCCGGTCGTGTCGGTCGATATCCCGAGCGGCATCGATTGCGATACGGGCGAAGAAATGGGCGAGAGCGTTTGGGCCTTGCGGACGATCACGTTCGGCTTGCCCAAGAAGTTCCTCTTTCAGGGAGCCGGACTCGAAAGGGCCGGATATTGGACGGTCGCAGATATCGGCCTGCCGCAGGAGCTCCTGCAAACCCCCACCGACGCTCGCCTGATCGACGAGGAGGAAGTGGGGGACATTCTCCCCGAACGCATGAAGGGCGGGCACAAGCGCGATAACGGCTCGGTCTTGATCATCGCAGGAAGCTCGAGGATGCCGGGCGCAGCCGCCCTTGCGGCACTCGGAGCGCTCCGGTCGGGCGCAGGGCTGGTTTCGGTCGCGGGGGTCGCAGACGTATGTAGGGCGATTTCGACGAACATGCCGGAGGTCGTGCTGCTGCCGCTCAGCGAGGAAGGCGGCCTTCTCGGTCCGTCAGCCGCGCAGGAATTATTGTCGTTCGATCCCAAGTTCGATGCGGCGGTGATCGGGCCAGGTCTCACCCAAGGGGAGGCCGTTCAGGGATTCCTCAAGGAGCTTTGGAAGGACTGGCGAGTTCCTACGGTCGTGGACGCCGATGCCTTGAACGCGGTAGCGAAAGGCGTAAGGCTTCCCCGCGGGGAAGTCGTACTCACTCCTCACGTGGGCGAGCTGAGTCGGTTGCTCGAGTTCAGCGTCGCAGAGATCGAGTCCGACCGGTTTGGCACACTCGAAGCGGTGCTGGACAAGTTCGGCAGTTGCGCTCTGGTGAAGGGCGCGCACACGCTCGTCGGCTATCCGGGCTTTCCCGCTTTCGTCAACACCACAGGCAACCCTGGGATGGCGAGTGGCGGCATGGGCGACGTCCTGAGCGGAGTGATCGGCACGCTTCTTTCTCAGGGTCTTCCGTGCATCGACGCAGCGTTGTGCGGGGTGTATTGGCATGGCCTTGCGGCGGATTACTGCGCCTGTACTGTAGGGAATGTCGGATACTTGGCGACCGAAGTTGCAGAAATGTTGCCCCGCGCCCGTGCTACCATAACTTCAAGTTGCGAAGACGAGTAG
- a CDS encoding peptidase S9, producing MTAAPKGNLGFMPKKPIQPDTLLQFQFVGDARMSPDGSCVLFAKKHINEKNKYITNLYSVSLSGEVKQWTAGEGGNAAGRWSPTGDRIAFVSGREKPSQQIHLLSASGGEAQKLTSLPEGSIGAFSWSPDGSMIAVSFRETHPNRTEKAKKEREEKGLSDPPWELEDIWYRLDGDGYFGPQRFALYVVDVATGEHRVLYDKDPTGFFSFDWFPDSKSLAVCHTANKRPFAEPDNDQMYLVDLKGKVKKLAGLPKGPKGGVKVSPDGKWIAYAGRVSEDDPWGVKNDRLWVVPAEGGDPRCLTESDDYCLTAATLGDSKEASFEAALVWAPDSNALYVQIGANGEQHVAMVSREKGGVEFLTQGKHNVALGTVSKDGSKVSCTWGDATTLHEVAVLDLDRTQGKPQVLTDFNGKLLSGLKIAEPKDFWLDTPDGSRVHVWVIEPTETGSKKTHPAVLEIHGGPHAQYGWTFFHEFQVLAAEGYVVVYSNPRGSKGYGEAFCEAIKGDWGNKDWIDIQTVLHWMEHQPYIDAGSMGVMGGSYGGYMTNWVVGQTPKLKAAITDRCVSNMVSMAGNSDFPFNKDAYFKGTAWGDLKDIEELWKQSPIAYFKSVKTPMLIIHSEGDLRCNVEQSEQVFTALQQEGVPSRFVRYPSNTSHGMSRSGPPDLRLHRLNEILGWWRRWLK from the coding sequence ATGACTGCCGCCCCGAAGGGTAACCTCGGTTTCATGCCCAAGAAGCCGATCCAGCCGGACACGTTGCTCCAATTTCAGTTCGTCGGCGACGCCCGGATGAGCCCCGACGGGTCGTGCGTGCTCTTTGCGAAGAAGCACATCAACGAAAAGAACAAGTACATCACGAACTTGTACTCGGTGTCGCTCTCCGGCGAAGTGAAGCAATGGACGGCGGGTGAAGGGGGCAACGCCGCGGGGAGGTGGTCACCGACCGGCGATCGTATCGCCTTCGTTTCGGGAAGGGAAAAACCTTCCCAGCAGATTCACCTTCTTTCTGCCTCGGGGGGAGAGGCCCAAAAGCTCACATCGCTGCCCGAGGGCTCCATTGGCGCTTTTTCGTGGTCGCCCGATGGTTCGATGATCGCCGTCAGCTTCCGCGAGACGCACCCCAACCGAACGGAGAAGGCCAAGAAAGAGCGGGAAGAAAAGGGGCTGAGCGACCCGCCTTGGGAACTGGAGGACATTTGGTACCGGTTGGACGGCGACGGTTACTTCGGCCCGCAGCGATTTGCCCTGTACGTCGTCGATGTCGCGACGGGCGAGCACAGGGTCCTTTACGACAAGGATCCCACAGGGTTCTTCAGCTTCGACTGGTTCCCGGATTCGAAATCGCTCGCCGTTTGCCACACCGCCAACAAGCGGCCGTTTGCCGAGCCCGACAACGACCAGATGTATCTTGTCGACCTCAAGGGCAAGGTCAAGAAGCTCGCCGGACTGCCCAAGGGTCCGAAAGGCGGCGTCAAGGTCTCCCCAGACGGAAAGTGGATCGCCTATGCAGGCAGGGTTTCGGAGGATGACCCCTGGGGCGTAAAGAACGACCGGCTATGGGTGGTCCCGGCCGAAGGAGGCGACCCCCGATGTCTTACTGAAAGCGACGACTACTGTCTGACGGCTGCGACGCTGGGTGACTCCAAAGAAGCGAGTTTCGAGGCCGCCCTTGTTTGGGCGCCCGATTCGAACGCCCTTTACGTCCAGATCGGCGCAAACGGGGAACAGCACGTGGCGATGGTCTCGCGCGAGAAAGGGGGCGTCGAGTTCCTCACGCAAGGCAAGCACAACGTCGCGCTTGGAACGGTCTCCAAGGATGGGTCCAAGGTCAGTTGCACCTGGGGAGATGCGACGACGCTGCACGAAGTCGCCGTGCTGGACCTCGACCGCACTCAAGGCAAACCTCAAGTCCTGACCGATTTCAACGGCAAGCTCCTCTCGGGTCTCAAGATCGCCGAGCCGAAGGACTTCTGGCTCGACACTCCCGACGGCTCCCGAGTCCACGTATGGGTGATCGAGCCCACGGAAACGGGCTCGAAGAAAACGCACCCTGCGGTTCTGGAGATTCACGGGGGCCCGCACGCGCAATACGGATGGACGTTCTTCCACGAGTTCCAGGTCCTCGCCGCTGAGGGCTATGTGGTCGTGTACTCGAATCCCCGGGGTTCGAAAGGCTACGGCGAGGCGTTTTGCGAGGCGATCAAGGGGGATTGGGGCAACAAGGATTGGATCGACATTCAGACCGTCTTGCACTGGATGGAGCATCAGCCCTATATCGATGCGGGTTCGATGGGCGTGATGGGAGGAAGCTACGGCGGGTACATGACGAACTGGGTCGTGGGGCAAACACCAAAGCTCAAGGCTGCGATCACCGACCGGTGCGTCTCGAACATGGTTTCGATGGCCGGCAACAGCGACTTTCCCTTCAACAAAGACGCCTACTTCAAGGGAACCGCTTGGGGCGATCTCAAGGACATCGAAGAACTTTGGAAGCAGTCGCCGATCGCCTACTTCAAGAGCGTCAAGACCCCGATGCTGATCATCCACTCGGAAGGCGACCTCCGGTGCAACGTCGAGCAGAGCGAACAGGTGTTCACCGCGCTCCAACAGGAGGGCGTTCCGAGCCGCTTCGTGCGATATCCCTCCAACACGTCCCACGGTATGTCGCGTAGCGGCCCCCCCGACCTTCGGCTTCATCGGCTGAACGAGATTCTGGGGTGGTGGCGTCGCTGGCTCAAATAA
- a CDS encoding sulfite exporter TauE/SafE family protein, with product MPHDFAIPGDWLTLVVLFVVGGVASAINTVAGGGSLLSFPSLIGFGVPSVEANATNAASLWPGSIGGAFGFRNLLSVAGHHLKTLLPPTLIGSVLGAWILIHSSPKSFDFAVPFLILLASLMLAFQSRIKSWSIRHSREVSPLAGIVIQFFVALYGGYFGAGMGLMMLASFTLYIEGTIHELNAMKVWLGLVINFAATVLFLISGKVLLVACLAVALGGILGGYLAAVLSQKVDSEKLRIAIAAYGFAMSAYFFYRLVQSNLI from the coding sequence GTGCCCCACGACTTCGCGATACCCGGCGATTGGCTCACGCTGGTGGTTCTCTTCGTCGTGGGTGGCGTGGCGAGCGCGATCAACACGGTGGCGGGAGGGGGCTCACTGCTCTCGTTCCCCAGCTTGATCGGGTTCGGGGTTCCCTCGGTCGAGGCCAACGCCACCAACGCAGCCTCGCTATGGCCCGGCTCCATCGGCGGGGCATTCGGCTTTCGAAACTTGCTCTCTGTCGCGGGCCACCACCTCAAAACCCTGCTGCCGCCGACGCTGATCGGGTCCGTCCTCGGCGCGTGGATCCTGATTCATTCGAGCCCGAAGTCGTTCGATTTCGCGGTGCCGTTCTTGATTCTCCTTGCATCGCTGATGCTGGCCTTTCAATCGCGGATCAAGTCGTGGTCGATCCGACATAGCCGCGAGGTCTCGCCTCTGGCCGGGATCGTGATTCAGTTCTTCGTCGCGCTCTATGGCGGCTACTTCGGCGCAGGGATGGGCCTCATGATGCTGGCTTCGTTTACGCTCTACATCGAGGGCACGATCCACGAACTCAACGCGATGAAGGTGTGGTTGGGCCTCGTGATCAACTTCGCCGCCACGGTTTTGTTCCTCATTTCGGGCAAGGTCTTGCTCGTAGCCTGCCTTGCGGTGGCGCTGGGAGGAATCCTGGGCGGATACCTCGCCGCTGTACTCTCGCAAAAGGTCGACTCCGAGAAGCTGCGGATCGCCATCGCGGCTTATGGGTTCGCTATGTCGGCGTACTTCTTCTATCGCCTGGTTCAGTCAAACCTTATTTGA
- a CDS encoding epimerase — MTIVTGAFSYSGKYLTKLLVERGEPVRTLTGHPDRPNPFGSKVEVARMDFSDPDGLVEAMKGAHAFVNTYWIRFPYRGMTFERAVENSKLLFDAASRAGVGRIVHTSITNPSLQSPLGYYRGKAQVEEHLKATGIPFTILRPNVIFGREDVLINNIAWVLRNLPLFGVPGSGKYGMQPTFVEDYAALMLASLDAKGSETTDACGPEVFAFGDWVRRIAEAIGRPARIVHMPPSCAYWASALLGIRLKDVVLTREEVRGLMSGLLVSTEPAKCSTKLSDWLSENAHWLGKDYANEVGRHFK, encoded by the coding sequence ATGACGATCGTCACCGGCGCATTCTCGTACTCAGGCAAGTACCTCACAAAGCTGCTTGTCGAGCGTGGCGAGCCCGTGCGTACTCTCACCGGACACCCTGACCGCCCCAACCCCTTTGGAAGCAAGGTTGAAGTTGCGCGAATGGATTTTAGTGATCCAGACGGCCTCGTGGAGGCCATGAAGGGCGCGCATGCGTTTGTGAATACGTACTGGATTCGTTTTCCCTACCGCGGCATGACCTTTGAGAGGGCGGTCGAGAACTCGAAGCTGCTCTTCGACGCCGCCAGCAGAGCGGGCGTCGGGCGAATCGTCCACACCAGCATCACGAACCCCTCGCTCCAATCGCCTCTCGGCTACTACCGTGGCAAGGCCCAGGTCGAAGAACACCTCAAGGCGACAGGAATCCCATTCACGATCCTTCGACCGAACGTGATCTTCGGCAGGGAAGACGTGTTGATCAACAACATCGCGTGGGTGTTGAGGAATCTCCCCCTTTTCGGTGTGCCCGGAAGCGGGAAATACGGGATGCAGCCCACTTTTGTGGAGGACTATGCGGCGCTAATGCTGGCAAGTCTGGACGCAAAGGGCTCGGAAACAACGGACGCTTGCGGCCCTGAAGTGTTCGCCTTCGGCGATTGGGTGCGACGTATCGCTGAGGCGATCGGGCGCCCTGCGCGGATTGTCCACATGCCTCCAAGCTGCGCCTACTGGGCGAGCGCTCTCCTGGGAATCAGGTTGAAGGATGTGGTACTCACCCGTGAAGAGGTCAGGGGGCTTATGAGCGGATTGTTGGTTTCCACGGAGCCCGCGAAGTGCTCGACGAAACTGAGCGACTGGCTGTCCGAGAATGCGCACTGGCTGGGGAAGGACTACGCCAACGAAGTCGGAAGGCACTTCAAGTAG
- a CDS encoding cytochrome c assembly protein encodes MKSPYLAVTSLLIVLGTVLAMAVYDLKAFQVPELARIVFFHLPAALLSTGYLMFATWQAFQVARSSELRHDHRMAAAMRLAFVLGVLTLVTGSLFSKVQWGAWWNWDPRQTSFLLVMLIVGAFFALRAAIPDEIKAARASAGYALAASLPILFLVFVYPRLPQVVSLHPDVVRQGSMDGAYWGVLLLILAGMLLLTARIYRLDVACSELEARWEDTNGKLDDSGRPAPTGVVRPVDVSGQGGPTSARP; translated from the coding sequence ATGAAGAGCCCGTATTTGGCCGTGACCTCTCTGCTGATCGTCCTCGGAACGGTCTTAGCGATGGCCGTTTACGATCTGAAGGCATTTCAGGTTCCCGAACTCGCCCGCATCGTTTTCTTTCATCTGCCGGCAGCCCTGCTTTCGACCGGATACCTGATGTTTGCGACCTGGCAAGCGTTCCAAGTCGCTCGGTCGTCGGAACTGCGGCACGACCACCGTATGGCGGCGGCTATGAGGCTCGCGTTCGTGTTGGGAGTCCTGACGCTCGTGACCGGCAGCCTGTTTTCCAAGGTTCAATGGGGGGCTTGGTGGAACTGGGATCCGCGGCAGACCTCGTTCCTGCTGGTGATGCTGATCGTCGGAGCGTTCTTCGCGCTTCGCGCGGCCATCCCAGACGAGATCAAGGCGGCAAGGGCTTCGGCCGGATACGCGCTTGCAGCCTCGCTTCCGATTCTCTTTCTCGTGTTCGTGTATCCGAGATTGCCGCAGGTCGTCAGTCTACACCCCGATGTGGTCCGGCAGGGCAGCATGGATGGCGCCTACTGGGGAGTTCTGCTCTTGATCCTTGCGGGGATGCTGCTCTTGACCGCGCGAATCTACCGACTCGACGTGGCGTGCTCCGAACTCGAAGCGCGCTGGGAGGATACGAATGGAAAACTGGATGATAGCGGCCGTCCCGCCCCTACTGGTGTGGTTCGGCCTGTGGATGTATCTGGCCAAGGTGGACCGACGTCTGCGCGACCTTGA